GATATCAACAATTATTTTGAACAAAATTATGAAATTGAAAATCAAGAACAGCTAAGCCAAGATATAAAAATCCTATTAGAGCAAATGCAGCAAATTGGAATGCTTTACGAAATTTCATGAAAAAGACGCTTAGTTTAGGCAAGTATAAACTTATTGTAACCAGTAAAGATCCAAAATTATTTGATTCTTTGAATAGCTATCCGGACTATCAATACAGTGAGGATAGGAGAATAGACATAAAAGTATATTTTCAAAGTTTTGAGGGAGATCATCCTTATATAAATAAATCAAATTATGTTCTTTCCAAACACAGTGTGGATTTGGATCCTTCTATTATTAAAGGTCATTATGTTTCGCAGAAACTTCCTGCCTCCGATCTTATTTTATTGGAAAACATCATGATTTCAAGAGATTTTTTTCATAACAAATTATTTATTCTATATCGGAAAGATCAGGAGCATTATTTGATTACGGAATCTTTTGTAGAAACTTTTATCGCACAAGTCTTATATAGGAATGGAGAAATTCCTTTTCATGGAGCAGTACTGGTAAAAAACAACTCCTCCATCGGCTTTATAGGTAAATCTAATTCCGGTAAATCATCGACTATAGTCCAATTGTTTGAGGCTTGTGATGGGTTATTATGTAATGATTTTTTTTATCTGAATTTGAAGGAAAAAAAAGTATATTCCTTAGATAAAACAATTGGAGTACGAAAAAGTGATTTAAGATCAATAAATCGTTTTATAGCAAATATTCAAAGTGAAGACTGCTTTTTGGGCAACAAGGTTCAAGATTATTATGATATTTCTAAATTTTCAAAGCTGAAATTCTATACGACTCAGACTTTATCCAAAATTATTTATCTGGAGATTAAAGACGATATCGTTGTTCCTTCCATTAATAAGATAAGTAATTCTCAAGCTTTAAGATATTTTCTGGAGAATTCAATTCATCCCTCGAAATTACTGCCTGAGCAGCTGAATTTAATTCATTTATATCAAATTTTATCGAAAGATGTGTGTTTTTTTAAATTGTGCCTACCCAGATTCGAGGCGCTTGATTTGGGAGATATTGATAGTATTTTTGATGAAAGATTTATTGAAGAAATATTTAGAAACTAATCAGAAGGATGACTGTCTGAAGGAGAGAGACATTTGCATTTAGTGGAAGAATGGATTCAAACGCACCTGCGTTCCGAAAATAGACTTTTGTCAATAATCAGTCGTGTAAATTATCAAGAACTATCAGTATTTTGGGAAGTGATGAACGAAATTCCATATGCTGTTATAAAGGGAGAGCCGCTCTCATTATTGGCCTACAATAAATTTGGTTTCCGTGGACTCGGTGATGTGGATATTCTTATTGATCGGAAAAGCATTCCAAAAATGAAGGAGATTTTAAAAACGTGCGGCTTTGAAGCAATAAGCCGAGATGAAAAAAAAACCAATTTTTCAAGAGTGTTTTGTCTAGCGTCTTCTCACCAATTGGTTCCCTACGTCAAAGAATTGCAATCTAAAAAAGGCTGTCATGTCGAGTTGGACATTAACTTTGATTTATTTTGGGGGGAATATTCGGGGGAGAGGATCGATGTTAATCACTTCCTGGAAGATGCATCCGAAATGGAGATTTACGGGCATAAATTACAGACACTACCTCCAATAAAAGCACTTCTACAAGTATGTTTGCATCACTATAAAGAAATGAATTCTATCTACCATTTGGTTAACCATAACACCATAAACCTTCCAATGTTTCAGGATGTCTATTATTTAATCAAGAACAATCTTGATACAATCACAGTCTCAACAATTTATCACCTTAGTAATGAATATAAAATAACACCTTATATTTTTTATGTAATCTATTACACCCAGTTGATTTTTAAAGATCCTTGTTTAAATCAATTTTTAGAAGCGCTCAAGACAGAAGAAGGAGAGAAGCTACTTGATTATTATGGACTAACGGAACAAGAACGGAAAAAATGGCAAACGGATTTTTTTACAAGACTTCAAACAGATAAAAAACTTAATTTGATAAAAAACAATTTAACAGAAGCGGATATCCACAAATTACGAATTAATAATAAAGTATTTAGAGGGTACTGACTAGCTTCCTATATTCAACGGGTGGTGTTTATCTTATGGAACAAGTAAACAAACATAATTATATGACTTCTTTTCTTGACATGGTGCATACGTATTCCTTTTATTTGATGGACAAATATTACGACAGAAAATTAAAAATAGACACAGATAAGTATATTCTACTGAATAATAAATCCGGATACTCCAATTATCAACCAACGCCCTACTCGGCATTAAAGAAACTGTTTAAATATCAGCCGTTTACTCCAAATGATCATTTTGTGGATTTTGGCAGTGGGAAAGGAAGAACGGTTATTTGTTCCTCCTACTATGGATGCATGAATACATTTGGAGTGGAAATAAACGAAGAAATGCATTCTATTGCGCTGGAAAATGTTTCGAAATTTACACGAATCGAAAAGAGGGATAGGATTTCATTTCATTTATGCCCCGCCGAGGCTATGAATATATCTCCAAATATGAATAAGTTCTTTTTTAATAATCCGTTTGATCTGAAATATTTTATGAAGACTACGGATAATATATTATCTTCGGTAAGAGAATTCAACAGAACAGTTTTTTTGTATTTATATTCTCCGAATGAATATTACACCCGTTATCTAAATCGTAATAAGAACTTTAATCATACTAAAAGAATATCTACAGGTCTGTTTCATATGAACTACCCCTACATTGATATCTACACAACAAACATTTAATACATTCGATGAGAATAAAGGTGAAATCATGAAAATTCATCATTTAGGTTTTATTGTGAAGGATATGAAGAAAGACCGAATAATTTTCGAAGCTCTTGGTTTTGTGGAAATTGGCGAAGTTGTCTATGATTTCATACAAGATAACAATATTATGTTTCTAGAAAGTCAAGATGGCAGTTTGCTTATTGAATTAATCGAAGCAGTAAGTGAAAGGTCGAGCGTTCGAAATTTCAAATCGGGTTATCATCATATCTGTTTCGAAAGTGGAACAAAAATGGATATGAATCAATGGTTTAAAGCTTTAAAGATAGGAAAAATCTTCACAAGACAGATTACAGCGCCTGCGCTACAAAATAGAAAAGTTGTTTTCGCATGCTTAAATAATGGGAGTTTAATTGAGTTTATTTTATAGTGGAGGATACGAAATGGATATTACCTTTGAGACAATACACTCTGCGCTACTAGAAGCACTTGATGTTGCTGATTTGCCATCTTTAGCTGACAGGAATCGTGATTTGACAGAGGTTGGCTTAGATTCAATTGGTTTTATCAGATTTATTGTAACTTTGGAAGCAGAATTGGGTGTTGAAATTCCAGAGGAATATATAATACTTGCCCGTATGAATACTCTTAACAAGGTGATGCAAGTTCTTTCCACCGTCAAATGAAGGGAGTTCACTTCTTTGTATATTCAAGGTAAGGATCTGAACATTTCAGTTATTTCTAACATAACGATTGAACACTTTTTTGGAATGCATATTAACAGCTTATTCGATACTCCATCTGAAATTAATTATATACCTAGTAATGTATGCTTTGAAAACCGTCATATTGAAGTAATGCAAAAGTCGGATCTAATATTGGTTTGGCTGAATATCAGGAAATTAAGCCCGGGAATACTCTCAAACATAGGTTTCAAAGATGAATTGCAGATAGTTTATAAAGATGTACTAGAATACATCAAAGTCATATATTTAAAGCTGCGTAATGAAGTTAATTCAAAAATAATATGGAT
This genomic interval from Paenibacillus sp. FSL H8-0332 contains the following:
- a CDS encoding acyl carrier protein, coding for MDITFETIHSALLEALDVADLPSLADRNRDLTEVGLDSIGFIRFIVTLEAELGVEIPEEYIILARMNTLNKVMQVLSTVK
- a CDS encoding nucleotidyltransferase family protein, which codes for MEEWIQTHLRSENRLLSIISRVNYQELSVFWEVMNEIPYAVIKGEPLSLLAYNKFGFRGLGDVDILIDRKSIPKMKEILKTCGFEAISRDEKKTNFSRVFCLASSHQLVPYVKELQSKKGCHVELDINFDLFWGEYSGERIDVNHFLEDASEMEIYGHKLQTLPPIKALLQVCLHHYKEMNSIYHLVNHNTINLPMFQDVYYLIKNNLDTITVSTIYHLSNEYKITPYIFYVIYYTQLIFKDPCLNQFLEALKTEEGEKLLDYYGLTEQERKKWQTDFFTRLQTDKKLNLIKNNLTEADIHKLRINNKVFRGY
- a CDS encoding VOC family protein; protein product: MKIHHLGFIVKDMKKDRIIFEALGFVEIGEVVYDFIQDNNIMFLESQDGSLLIELIEAVSERSSVRNFKSGYHHICFESGTKMDMNQWFKALKIGKIFTRQITAPALQNRKVVFACLNNGSLIEFIL